GAGCTAGCCTGTAGGCTTAAGGAGACAGGAGTCACAGTCAACGCCTTAACTCCAGGTTTAGTACGAACTAACCTAGGAAGACATGTCAGTATTCCTCTCCTGGCCAAGCCCCTATTCAACATGGCCTCCAGAGTGTTCTTTAAGAGCCCAGAACAGGGTGCTCAGACCTCTGTGTACCTGGCCTGCTCCCCTGATGTGGAAGGGGTTTGTGGGAAGTGCTTTGCAGACTGTAAGGAGCAGTCTCTTTTGCCAAAGGCTACAGACGAAGAGGTGGCACGGAAACTGTGGGACATTAGTGAAGTCATGGTGGGGCTAACAACGTAGCAGACCAGCTTTGGTAACTAAGGTTCCTGAGAGTTGAGTGCTTTACTGGAgcgaacatttacatttagcaaatCTTTGAATGAAATCCTTGAATTAAAATGTACAGATGATCTGTAAAATTCCAGTTGGTGTCAACCTCAGTTGAAACCCAATAATCATAAATTTAATACCAAATATATAGGAAGTGGATGCAGTGTTTGTACGTAAAATATTGTGAATTTcggtaaatgagcagcaattgAAATGACTAAACTTTAAGGAGCATTTAACAAATTAGGATGTATGCACACTTCATGGATCTTAACTGGCTTTTCTAAGGCATTTTTTGTGAACAAATGTAGACAGTCTTAGAATATCTAAATACAGTTTCTTTCTAAACTTGATACACAGTGTTATATATATTTGTCTCTTGTGAAAAGGTTTAAATTAAGTAATCTGTTTTGGGGAGTAAGTTGTTCATAGCTCAAAATGAGTTGCAAAATTGGCTGCATTAAAAATATTACCATGTTCAATTGACATCTTTGTTTCATCAAATAAGAACAGTTTATTAAAACCACCTAACGTCACTTTAAAAGCCTTGTTTCTCATAAATGTAAGGCTTGATACGCAGACATGGATAATTGAATAATTGTTGTTGACTAGGCTCATTTGCAGTACAGAATTgcccttggaaagaaaataGATTCTTCATTGGTTGGGGTTTAGTTAGACCTCAATCAGCCATAGTAGCTGCTAGTCTTGAATGCAAATGTTCCAATATTACTTAGgaatgttttctctctttctgtgaggTAACGGGAGAAAACCCCTTGGATTTGTAATGTATTTTTCACCTGCAATCTCCATTAGTGCATTTTATGGATCATTAATAAAGAGCACAGGACAATCCATAAAACAAATCAAGTCCCTGTGACTTGGAGAAGAGATTAGCTCTCAGGTTGCTGCTGTTTCAAGCTGGTTTAATGAGTATGTTTGCTTTATAAGCAAATAAAATATGTATAACTTTCAAACCTTTGAACCTTAAATGATGCGTGCAGCATTGGTGGATAAGAACTGAAGATCTACACCTCCATGTTTGAATATTTGTGAGACTGAAAAACATGGTTAACTTAATGTTTTTAAGACCTTACAAACCTCACAGACATGCTACAGGAAACATGTCTGTTTAGCTTAGCCAATGTCATTCAGCATGTGTTGAAGATCTAAGCTACATGCTTAAACCCTTGTTGACTGGAAGAGCTGGGTGAACTGATGAAAAACAGGTTTAATGGTTACACACTTTACAAGCAGTGTTTCAGAAATGCATCCGAAGACAGGAAATTCAAATGAGCATTGTGTGTAAGAGATCACGCTTAATATAGGCTTCATAAGGGGCTATGAGTACTGCGTAGTAAGATCACATGACAAGCTGCTGTGTTTATTCCTTATGTCACTACCAACCAGCCCGCCAGGTAGTTACTTATATAAGATCACTTCAAAACCAGATCCCATTGACCCTTAGGGAGCTCAATGGGATGAGTCATTAGACATCAGACTAAATCATGGTAAACAAGTTAAGACATTATAAAGAATAATCCCAAcataatgtaaagtgcattgtgTTCTAACTAAAAACCTTTTATGACATGCTGCATAAGTTAACTAAAGACCTTATAGGCTGTTTGTgtaatatagggagtcaggtggttgagtggttagggaatcgggctagggaatcgggctagtaatcagaaggttgtcagttcgattcccggctgtgccaaatgacgttgtgtgcaaggcacttcaccctacttgcctcggggggggatgtccctgtacttactgtaagtcgctctggataagagcgtctgctaaatgactacatgtaaatgtaaatgtattaactACCAAGATGGTTACATTGTGACTACAAATGACTACTCCACACCCTTATGTAACTGCCGCTAGACTCCTGTCCCACATCTAAACATTTGATGCATGATAGGCTTCATTACATAGACTGTACATATACTGTAACAATGTAAATCCAATATATAGGTAATTAACATTTGTATGAAATGCTTAAGACTGAACTATttttatttcaaacatgcagacaAGATCAAATTTGTCTTCTCTAAATGTGAAGACAACTATCCATGCATTCAATGTAACTGCTTTCAAcagtttgtatttgtattttttttatttttactgggATTTATTTATGTCAGTCTTTCAACATCCTTCCTAACACGGTCTGGTCGAGAGCCAGTACCACAGCTGAAAGAAAACAACTTGACTATTATGTTTGGCTCTGAGTCTAAGACACATCCACCACCATACAGTTGCAAAGACCACAATGAACTTTTAAACTTCTCTGCAACAAATTATTTTATGCTGTTCTATCATTGTGGTTTATTGTGCCATAGTGATTTGTAATGATTTTGAAGATTTAATGCAGATTTATTGCTGAATGATAGGTAGTTGGATCAGCGCATGTATGTGGAACCCCACATCCactgttttctctgtgtgtagtgttgtgGTGAGGTATCAGTCTCAAACATACAAGACATTATGCAATGAACCAGGGCAATATTAACATCCACAAAACGAAGCAATGGATGAATCATTGTATCCATCCCACTAATTGAACTCAGAGGAGTTAATTTTTTGATAAATATGTGCATAATGTTTCCTGCTGGGTTTATCATTGCTACATTGAGCAGGAAGTGAAATGGAAACCACCTAGACTCTGACCTTCAACATCCTTCACTACAACACCACCTAAACTTCACCATGAATATTTGCTATCAAATTGTCTGAGGTCACACATTATGAATGTGAGTCAGTGCTGTTAATTGTTATTGTTCAGATTTATAGTCAATGGAGTGTTGAGGACTGTCTGCTGAAAGAGCAAGCAGAAGCGAGTCTGCAACAAGAGGCTCGTAAATCATCTGGAAGAGTTTACTGTGAAGTAGCTCTGTAGTTCAGCAGGGCCAGGCAGCCCTACTCCAGCCTACTGCTTTGGGTGAAATAATCCAAACAGTTAAGAGAAGAAAGAGTCTGGGTCTCCTTGTCTGTCGTCCATTATGTCCCTGTTGTTGTACTGTCCTTACTTTCCCCTTGTTTTTCCTGTCAAGAGTGACTGTAAATCCTGTTGTTCTCATACACATGCCCTCATCAATGTTTCCCCCCCGTCAATAATGAACTGCTCTGTCTGCCTTCACTACTAACTAATCAATTTaactaaaaagaacaaaaaaatgtATCCAGAAGTATTTACATGTTAAGGTGTCTTTTTCTCTACATAACACATATATGCACAGAATCCACTtataaatgtatgttttctctttagttgttcttgttttattttggcAGTCTTTTGTTGATGTGAGATCTACATAGATTCAATCATTCAGCATTAACACATTTTCAAAGGATCTTGAATAAGTCAAGCTATGCCATTTGGACACCAGTGTATTTTGTTATTTCACATCCACAGccatgagcccccccccccccccccccccccccatggcaaGGACATACAAACAGGGAactttcctcccccctcatcaGTGGCCTTGTCGTTGTGATGTAACtcagagtcacacagggtgacgGGAGAGAAGCCTTTCATCTCAGAGTAAAAAGGGAACGTGTCCGGGGTCAAAGGGGAGGTGGAATGTTACTTATTTCCAGTGGGGCCCGCCCTCGCTGTCAGAGAAACACCTCCCCAGGGACAGGAAACAGCTGACTCACTGACCTCAGAAGGTATTCATTGATAATATCAGAAAAATACATACTGTCACCttgtttcccccctcctccagtatCTGCTGAATGTCACCTACTTAGAGATGTCAGGGCACAGGCAGACCCCAATACATCATGGATATTGCGTGAAAATGGATTCCTGTTCTTCCTCTGAATTAGTGAGTGTCTGCAGATTGTGATTTATGTCACCTGTGTGtgattttttcctctctccagtGGTCTTTCAAGCTGGATATTGTTATATCTCTGTTTGATGTAGCTAAGTAAAATATGAAGTACTAATTAACCAGGTAGATCAGTAGAAGCGAGATGTTCTCTGTATCCTTTCTttaacctgtctgtgtgtcttctgAGTCAAACCAACAAAACAAGTCGAGTCTCTTTTTAGTGACCAACTTGAAGATGCGTTGTTGAAAGTTTCCCACAGAGACAACTGAGAACCTAAACATCATAATGCTTGGCTATGTTTTCAAAGACAATTACTTCCACCTGAGGAGTTCTACATGAGGAAGATGGTAAATGGAAGGATGTGTTGCATGTAGGAAGCCCTGGTGTTTTGGTAATTCTTTCAATTTTCTACTGCCTTACAGTAAACACATGGCGCCCTCTGCTGTATGTGGGCGCCCTCTGTACGGGCgttgttagaccctttttacggGCGTCTGTGTGGGCGTCGTTAGagcctttttactggggcatgtgccccagtataaatctgctgtgccccagtaaaatctaaagtttgagttttaacaatttactttattcgtcaatgcattaatttagattgataatcccgatAAAAAATAAACGCAATATCCCAATCAacacttgtaaaatcaaagtagtttaaccgaaaacacaaaccgatgcatgtctttgcgctcttctgagcttgccaaatagccactgaagcatacacacagaagtccaggtgtcggacttggcacacaagtcagaattgataggctaagaaaacattacaaaactaaagaaagtttctaaatgataggcctaccaattatcttattttgactaaaacataaaaacaatattacatgaagctcaaaaaaactgtatttgggCTCAAATGAATGGGAAAAAAATGTGCGCTCTCGCATTAACTaatgatgtccctgccaaagctgatatcaaacttgcgtctcTGAACtgtgtatagtgggttaagcaaggggagtttctatagcctagtggtgcattgtgcacagcaagcttgaaaaaaaaaaaggatatgaataggggcctgtgccccactagagttttatgtctaacaacgcccctgatGTAGGTGTTACAGAAGCAGAGCATCAGGTGAAAAACAGagataatacaaaaataaaaaataataggaATACACTGAACAAATAATAAACATTGAAACAAATTTGAACACACAAACTACAATACAAACATTTAAAcaataaaaaacatttaaatgtacatttaaaaTAACAAACGTAAGGCCATACACATCAGAGCAGACAGCGTGTAAAGACATCAGAGCAGACAAGTTTGGATTGGTTTCCACAGGCAGTTTATATATATTAATTTGTGAACtgctcatccaaacaacttcACACTCAACTCTGTCCATCCCTGAGGCCTGAGCTTGCTGAAAATCAATGTCATACAGTGATGGTTCGTTAATCATTAGATAGTTATATTGGATAGGTATGGTACAGGAAAGTTTGCAGAGACAGAAGCAACAGGTCACATTTTTAAACATCCTGAAGAAActgtgttaaaaaaaacaagacatTAACAGACGTGTGATTATAATGGATGATTAAAATGTTCTCATTCCTCAACAAAGGTTCCTCAACACCATTTTAAGAACCACATAActaaaatgaaaatgtatatgttcTAAAGGAAGGTACTAATGGCTGAGCATCCATAGGACCTACACCACCATCTGCAATGTTGAGTTACATCAACCAAGCGCACGGTGTTGTCTCTAGATGGCCCACAGCCAGCGCCGATGTCACCTCATGCTGCCTTACAGTCATGCAGAATGGGGAACGAGAAAAGCATAGACAGAAACATTGTGTTTTGATGTCTATTCATTGTCCCGTGCGGGGGAGGGTGGACGGGGTCCTGGCTCCTTGGGGCTGGAGTCCTTCTCCCTGGCAGGCTTCCCAGCTGGGAGGGTCTGAGCCACCCCAGCTGGGAGGGTCTGAGCCACCCCAGCTGGGAGGGTCTGAGCCACCCCATAGGGCACGTGGCAGGCCACAGTCCCCAGCTCTGCCGCCCCCTCTACATGGAACATCTGGTCGTCAAAGAAGATGTGCGGCCGTATTTTCTCCAGCATCGGGCCCTTGGGGGCCCCGGCCAGGAACAGAGCCTCGTCCACCTCCAGTCCCCAGGCCCGCAACGTCCGCAGGGCCCGGGTCCCCGAGCTGGCGGCGCTGCGGGCCGTCACCAGGTAGGTACGGATGGGGCAGTTCAGACGTTGACCTTTGGTATAGAACTTCTTCTGTAGCTTGCCCAGAGCTTCCAGGAAACCCTTCAGTGGCCCCTGGTTGGGGGCCggcaggagggcagagagattaAGAGTTTTGAAATGGCCATTTAAGATCTACTGAAGAGAAAGCAGTAGATCTATGGACGTCACTAAATGCCTCCCATAAAAATCAAACAGTGTGTTCCATGCTTACAGTGACTTTAGATAATTCCTCCAGACTTACATGGTCAAGGGGCATGTTCTCATGGGCCTTTTCATGCTCAAAGAACTTGTCCAGTCCGTGAGCCTTGTAGATGCGCTCTGACTCATCAGAAAAGAGAACGGCATCACCGTCAAAGGCCACGCGGAGCTGGCTCTCTGACACGACCGTCAGCTTCTCTGGGGTGAACATGGTGGCCGCTGCGATCCCTGAGTTGCACAAACATTCACGCACATTTCATAAAAGTTGATTCAAAAATGGATTCAAGATATTAATTTTCTCGCCAGACAGAAACAATTTTTCTTGACCCAAGGGCACCAAAAGAAACACTTAGAAATACACAGAGATAGGATTTCACTGGTTCAGAtgcctgagcggttagggaatcaggcttttaatcataaggttgccggtttgattcccgattttgttgtgtccttgggaaaggcactacaccctacttgcctcggcggggatgtccctgtacttactgtaagctctctggataagagcgtctgctaaatgactaaatgtaaatgtaagtaatgaAGTAAAGATACTTTGTTactatatttaagatttttttttgtttttttttgtttcacaAAATAAATTGCCataattgatgagtacttgatgaggtaCTATTGTACTTGGCTCTGTTCTGCCTTAATCTACTCTGTTttgggcttctctgttctcctctcctttctccttcctctcctctcctttcactgtgtaaaaaaaggttttgacaaAAATGtacgttatggatgagacagaggcagttagccatgtcacatgactgagacagaggcagttagctatgtcacatgactgagacagaggcagttagctatgtcacatgactgagacagagggagttagtcatgtcacatgactgagacagaggcagttagccatgtcacatgactgagacagaggcagttagctatgtcacatgactgagacagaggcagttagccatgtcacatgactgagacagaggcagttagccatgtcacatgactgagacagagggagttagccatgtcacatgactgagacagagggagttagccatgtcacatgactgagacagaggcagttagccatgtcacatgactgagacagaggcagttagctatgtcacatgactgagacagaggcagttagccatgtcacatgactgagaatagagacattcctgatcacccatggccacatatgagggagatgttcgaaattgtctacgtcaaaaaggattcctggcaaATGCTCTGCGTGTCTGtagt
The Osmerus mordax isolate fOsmMor3 chromosome 9, fOsmMor3.pri, whole genome shotgun sequence genome window above contains:
- the LOC136949003 gene encoding cytosolic 5'-nucleotidase 1A-like, producing the protein MSVSDGRKDKGSPLLSAAVATSAVSNACWEGKKPSIPNRKTPKPQNAITIAVSSRVLFSMEEQQLIHQQRGLEEYLQHQMEHETEPFAPGPAFSFVKALEAVNARLRELYPDSEELFDVVLMTNHHAHVGLRLINTINHHDLFIERFCMTGGNSPIGYLKAYHTNLYLSADPVKVREALEEGIAAATMFTPEKLTVVSESQLRVAFDGDAVLFSDESERIYKAHGLDKFFEHEKAHENMPLDHGPLKGFLEALGKLQKKFYTKGQRLNCPIRTYLVTARSAASSGTRALRTLRAWGLEVDEALFLAGAPKGPMLEKIRPHIFFDDQMFHVEGAAELGTVACHVPYGVAQTLPAGVAQTLPAGVAQTLPAGKPAREKDSSPKEPGPRPPSPARDNE